In Nitrobacteraceae bacterium AZCC 1564, the following proteins share a genomic window:
- a CDS encoding hypothetical protein (product_source=Hypo-rule applied), with protein MLLHFNAFLIGIRAIAKMSERRCNNHVWNPSRNLALRVSSYSIPDLGGRS; from the coding sequence ATGCTTCTCCACTTCAATGCGTTCCTGATCGGCATCCGCGCGATCGCCAAGATGTCCGAGCGCAGATGCAATAATCATGTGTGGAACCCAAGCCGCAACCTGGCATTACGAGTGAGCTCCTATTCCATTCCGGACCTTGGAGGACGCTCATGA
- a CDS encoding 3',5'-cyclic AMP phosphodiesterase CpdA (product_source=COG1409; cath_funfam=3.60.21.10; cog=COG1409; pfam=PF00149; superfamily=56300) gives MTSFLLAHLSDPHLGPMPQPRLRELASKRAIGYFNWRRKRHAVHRPDVLGELVADMQAQRPDHIAITGDLVNIALPLEFTAARQWLESVGTPHDVSLVPGNHDAYVGGIRDHFPMAWADYLHGDGAAQASEATFPYLRRRGPLALIGVSTAVPTAPFMATGRLGHVQRTSLERLLPQLASENLFRVLLIHHPPVTSPGRWAARLRDSDELVELLSRHGVELVLHGHDHRHATVWLDGPRGRIPAIGVPSASAFAIGHTHPAAYNLFSVAKENGVWRCEQRVRGFTKDMMLGDIKKERLI, from the coding sequence ATGACCTCATTTCTCTTGGCTCACCTCTCCGACCCGCATCTCGGGCCCATGCCGCAGCCGCGGCTGCGTGAGCTCGCGAGCAAGCGGGCCATCGGCTATTTCAACTGGCGACGCAAACGCCACGCGGTCCACCGCCCCGACGTCCTGGGCGAACTTGTGGCCGACATGCAGGCGCAGCGCCCCGATCACATCGCCATCACGGGGGACCTCGTGAACATCGCGCTGCCTCTGGAATTCACCGCTGCGCGACAGTGGTTGGAAAGCGTCGGCACGCCGCACGATGTTTCACTGGTGCCCGGCAATCACGACGCCTATGTGGGCGGCATCCGCGATCACTTCCCGATGGCGTGGGCGGACTATCTGCATGGCGACGGTGCCGCGCAGGCCAGTGAAGCAACCTTTCCCTATCTGCGGCGCAGAGGTCCGCTCGCGCTGATCGGCGTTTCGACCGCCGTTCCGACCGCGCCATTCATGGCAACCGGGCGACTCGGGCATGTGCAGCGTACGAGCCTCGAACGTCTGCTGCCGCAACTCGCCTCGGAAAACCTGTTTCGCGTCCTGCTCATCCATCATCCTCCCGTGACATCGCCCGGTCGTTGGGCTGCGCGCCTGCGGGATTCCGACGAGCTTGTGGAGTTGCTGTCGCGGCACGGTGTAGAGCTCGTGCTGCACGGACACGATCACCGCCATGCCACAGTCTGGCTCGATGGCCCTCGCGGCCGAATTCCCGCAATCGGGGTACCTTCCGCTTCAGCTTTTGCAATCGGGCACACCCATCCCGCAGCCTACAACCTGTTTTCCGTCGCGAAGGAAAATGGGGTATGGCGCTGCGAGCAACGCGTGCGCGGCTTCACCAAGGACATGATGCTCGGCGACATCAAGAAAGAGCGGCTAATCTAG
- a CDS encoding ADP-ribose pyrophosphatase YjhB (NUDIX family) (product_source=COG1051; cath_funfam=3.90.79.10; cog=COG1051; pfam=PF00293; superfamily=55811): MSMQDIRVRFEPLIRRVVHFYARFARGMTLGVRAVVLDTENRVFLVKHSYVSGWHLPGGGVETGETFIDSLKRELIEEGRIEMTSEPRLHGLFFNRRISRRDHVAVYVVRAFHQDRMPERNHEIIACGFFNVAELPPDTTRGTRLRIAEVLENKAITEDWS, translated from the coding sequence ATGAGCATGCAGGATATTCGAGTGAGATTCGAGCCGCTGATCCGCCGCGTCGTTCATTTTTATGCGCGTTTCGCCCGTGGCATGACGCTCGGTGTCCGGGCGGTGGTACTCGACACCGAGAATCGGGTGTTCCTGGTCAAGCACAGCTACGTCTCTGGTTGGCACCTGCCGGGCGGCGGTGTCGAGACCGGCGAGACCTTTATAGACTCTCTCAAGCGCGAGCTGATCGAGGAGGGCCGGATCGAAATGACCAGCGAGCCGCGATTGCACGGTTTGTTCTTCAACCGGCGGATATCCCGGCGTGATCATGTCGCGGTTTATGTGGTCCGGGCCTTCCATCAGGATCGGATGCCGGAACGTAACCACGAAATCATCGCCTGCGGCTTTTTCAATGTCGCTGAGCTGCCGCCGGATACGACACGCGGGACCCGGCTCCGGATCGCTGAAGTTCTGGAGAACAAAGCGATCACCGAGGACTGGAGCTAG
- a CDS encoding putative N-acetyltransferase YhbS (product_source=COG3153; cath_funfam=3.40.630.30; cog=COG3153; pfam=PF13508; superfamily=55729): MSDLSLTILAETANDEQAIERLHERTFGPGRYALSAYRLREHVDHLLDLSFTARIGTLMVGSVRQLPICIGDTPALLLGPLTVEPPFRDRGIGRALMDRALADAKAAGHRLIVLVGDEAYYSRVGFKRIPKGRTAMPGPVDPARLLVCELAENAFEGVSGPIRPDWNFVRAL; the protein is encoded by the coding sequence ATGTCCGACCTTTCCTTGACCATTCTGGCCGAAACCGCCAACGACGAACAAGCCATCGAGCGGCTGCACGAGCGCACGTTCGGGCCGGGACGTTATGCGCTCAGTGCCTATCGTCTCCGTGAGCATGTCGATCATTTGCTTGATCTGTCCTTCACGGCGCGGATTGGCACCCTGATGGTCGGTTCGGTTCGGCAACTGCCGATCTGCATAGGCGATACGCCGGCGCTACTGTTGGGCCCACTCACTGTCGAGCCGCCATTCCGCGACCGCGGCATTGGCCGCGCGCTGATGGATCGCGCGTTGGCGGATGCAAAGGCCGCAGGGCATCGCCTGATCGTGCTGGTCGGCGACGAAGCCTATTACAGCCGGGTTGGTTTCAAGCGCATCCCAAAGGGACGTACGGCGATGCCGGGGCCTGTGGACCCGGCGCGGCTGCTGGTGTGCGAACTTGCTGAGAACGCTTTTGAAGGCGTCAGCGGGCCGATCCGCCCGGACTGGAATTTCGTTCGGGCCTTGTAA
- a CDS encoding iron complex outermembrane receptor protein (product_source=KO:K02014; cath_funfam=2.170.130.10; cleavage_site_network=SignalP-noTM; cog=COG1629; ko=KO:K02014; pfam=PF00593,PF07715; superfamily=56935), with translation MSICFFRASLAGCSVVALALCVSGPTQAQQADQSSSAEAGTTALPEVVVRAPSPIVRRRPHRAAAGGTAPAATPAPEPAQDTTDLPGTLPIVTDQFATVTVVPNEEIRRSGAATLGDLLNNKPGVTGSSFAPGASSRPIIRGLDVNRVGIVENGLGGGGASDLGEDHFVPIDPLSTNQVEVIRGPATLRYGSQAIGGVVSSTNNRIPESSPCSALPTMQTYGYNVKAPQLSASNPCASFETRTSISSVDLGREGAVLLDAGGNNFAIHVDAFDRKAEDYSIPGAPYLSEPNFRPGKQPNSAASANGFSVGGSYFFAGGFIGAAVTQNNALYHIPGIDGAEHQTRIDGKQTKVAIKGEYRPDTAAIDAIRFWLGATDYKHNEIGLADPTDFASDGVRQTFTNKEQEGRVEVQLAPYNLPFATLTTAVGVQASHQELTAPSPDDPGSQFNGLWDPNHNTKVAGYIFNEFKFSETTKAQVAGRIEHVDLDGTTPEFPASFLGIDPVGPNMAHNPKYTPKSGSIGLIQNLPLDLSASLTAQYVERAPKPAELFSRGPHDATGTFDIGNPNLNIETAQTVEAGLRRATGPFRFELTGYYTRFNGFIFRNLTGVMCDEDFASCGNPMGELKQAIYSQRNAIFRGGEFQFQYDALPVWGGIFGIEGQYDIVRATFTDGTNVPRIPPQRLGGGFYYRDDHWLARINLLHAFAQNDVSGVETPTAGYNRLRAEVSYTTKLAKDSWLGPREFIVGIVGDNLLNEDIRNSVSYNKDEVLMPGLGVRMFANVKF, from the coding sequence ATGTCAATTTGTTTCTTTCGCGCCTCGCTGGCCGGCTGCTCGGTCGTCGCATTGGCGCTCTGCGTGAGCGGACCCACGCAGGCACAACAGGCGGATCAGTCGTCATCGGCTGAGGCGGGCACCACAGCGCTGCCGGAGGTTGTCGTCCGCGCACCAAGCCCGATTGTGCGGCGGCGCCCACACCGCGCCGCAGCCGGGGGCACCGCGCCTGCCGCCACTCCCGCTCCAGAACCCGCACAGGATACGACCGACCTTCCGGGCACGCTGCCGATTGTCACCGATCAGTTCGCGACGGTCACAGTGGTGCCAAATGAAGAGATCCGACGCAGTGGTGCGGCCACCCTTGGCGATCTGCTCAACAATAAGCCAGGGGTCACGGGATCATCCTTCGCTCCGGGCGCATCCAGTCGGCCGATTATCCGCGGCCTCGACGTCAATCGCGTCGGCATCGTCGAGAACGGCCTCGGCGGCGGCGGCGCGTCGGATCTCGGCGAGGATCACTTTGTGCCGATCGATCCGCTGTCGACCAATCAGGTTGAGGTCATCCGCGGTCCGGCAACATTACGCTACGGCTCGCAAGCTATCGGCGGCGTTGTCAGCTCCACAAACAATCGCATCCCGGAATCCTCGCCCTGCAGCGCGCTGCCGACGATGCAGACCTACGGCTACAACGTCAAAGCGCCGCAGTTGTCCGCGTCCAATCCCTGTGCGAGCTTCGAGACGCGCACCTCGATCTCGAGCGTCGATCTAGGCCGTGAAGGCGCTGTGCTGCTCGATGCCGGCGGCAACAACTTCGCAATCCATGTCGACGCGTTCGACCGGAAGGCTGAAGACTACAGCATTCCAGGGGCGCCCTATCTAAGCGAACCGAACTTCCGCCCTGGCAAACAACCGAACTCAGCCGCAAGCGCCAACGGCTTCTCGGTCGGCGGATCGTACTTCTTCGCGGGCGGCTTTATCGGTGCTGCGGTCACGCAGAACAACGCCCTCTATCACATCCCGGGCATCGACGGGGCCGAACACCAGACCCGTATCGATGGCAAGCAGACAAAGGTCGCCATCAAGGGCGAGTATCGACCAGACACGGCTGCCATTGACGCGATCCGCTTCTGGTTAGGTGCCACCGACTACAAGCACAACGAGATCGGTCTCGCTGATCCGACGGACTTCGCGAGCGATGGCGTCCGGCAGACCTTCACCAACAAGGAGCAGGAAGGTCGCGTCGAGGTGCAGCTTGCACCGTACAATCTGCCTTTTGCGACGCTCACGACTGCCGTTGGCGTGCAGGCGTCACATCAGGAGCTGACCGCGCCAAGCCCCGACGATCCAGGCTCGCAGTTCAATGGCCTGTGGGATCCGAACCACAACACCAAGGTTGCGGGTTACATCTTCAACGAGTTCAAGTTCAGCGAAACCACGAAGGCGCAGGTGGCGGGCCGCATCGAACATGTCGATCTCGACGGCACGACACCGGAATTTCCAGCAAGCTTCCTCGGTATCGATCCCGTGGGCCCCAATATGGCGCACAATCCGAAATACACACCGAAGAGCGGAAGTATTGGCCTCATTCAGAACCTGCCGCTCGATCTCTCAGCAAGCCTGACTGCACAATATGTGGAGCGCGCGCCGAAGCCTGCGGAATTGTTCTCGCGCGGTCCACACGACGCCACGGGCACCTTCGACATCGGCAATCCCAACCTCAACATCGAAACCGCCCAAACCGTTGAAGCCGGATTGCGGCGCGCGACTGGCCCCTTCCGTTTCGAACTGACGGGATATTACACACGCTTCAACGGCTTCATCTTCCGCAACCTGACCGGCGTGATGTGCGACGAGGATTTTGCGTCGTGCGGCAACCCGATGGGTGAACTGAAGCAGGCGATCTATTCGCAGCGTAATGCGATCTTCCGCGGCGGCGAATTCCAGTTCCAGTACGATGCACTGCCGGTCTGGGGTGGAATATTCGGTATCGAAGGCCAGTACGACATCGTACGCGCCACCTTCACTGACGGCACCAATGTTCCACGCATTCCCCCGCAGCGCCTCGGCGGCGGTTTCTACTATCGGGATGATCATTGGCTCGCCCGCATCAATCTGCTGCACGCTTTCGCCCAGAACGACGTCAGCGGCGTTGAAACGCCGACTGCGGGATATAATCGGCTGAGGGCGGAGGTCAGCTACACGACGAAGCTTGCAAAGGACAGTTGGCTCGGACCGCGAGAATTCATCGTCGGCATCGTTGGCGACAACCTGCTCAACGAGGACATTCGTAACTCCGTTTCCTACAACAAGGACGAAGTGCTGATGCCTGGCCTTGGTGTACGGATGTTCGCCAACGTGAAGTTCTGA
- a CDS encoding hypothetical protein (product_source=Hypo-rule applied; superfamily=56281; transmembrane_helix_parts=Inside_1_20,TMhelix_21_43,Outside_44_131) — translation MSGRVYGASVGMKWLRSNARRLSVLALFALALQLGLSFGHFHADHAFAAPAVVSDHASAFTPDSSGHKHDKPADICAICATIAMANALVDAAPPVLPAPLDTKATEVLADFAYGASATRLVAFQSRAPPRS, via the coding sequence GTGTCCGGCCGGGTGTATGGGGCGTCTGTCGGTATGAAGTGGCTTAGATCAAACGCAAGACGGCTGTCGGTGTTGGCGTTGTTCGCGCTGGCGCTACAGCTCGGACTATCGTTTGGCCACTTTCACGCCGATCATGCCTTTGCTGCACCAGCAGTGGTCTCCGATCATGCGTCCGCGTTTACTCCGGACAGCAGCGGACACAAACACGACAAACCCGCCGACATCTGCGCCATCTGCGCCACCATCGCGATGGCGAATGCGCTGGTGGACGCCGCGCCTCCGGTTCTTCCAGCCCCCCTCGATACGAAAGCGACAGAAGTCCTTGCTGACTTCGCGTACGGCGCCTCGGCAACGCGCCTTGTCGCATTCCAGTCTCGCGCCCCTCCTCGATCCTGA
- a CDS encoding hypothetical protein (product_source=Hypo-rule applied; superfamily=52317,53300; transmembrane_helix_parts=Outside_1_9,TMhelix_10_32,Inside_33_38,TMhelix_39_58,Outside_59_660,TMhelix_661_683,Inside_684_687), with translation MQYGITFAPLVPTVVLWIGLAAIVVIAAVLMFARARGAAIRVAALALILLALANPSFTREEREPLSSVATVVVDRSPSQNFGDRTRETNEARDALVDRLKQIKGLEVRVVEAGQADGETDGTKLFSALTSALSDVPTDRVAGAFLITDGRVHDIPANAAGVGFNAPVHALVTGRSNERDRRIAIVAAPRFGIVGQTQTITYRLDDQGVTGESARVTVRRDGDVLSERSVRSGEQVSVNIEIPHAGQNIVEIEASPLANELTPVNNRAVVSIDGVRDKLRVLLVSGEPHSGERTWRNLLKSDASVDLVHFTILRPPEKQDGTPINELSLIAFPTRELFQQKINEFQLIIFDRYARQGVLPISYFDNIARYVRNGGAVLVSAGPDYAGPTSIWRTPLDSVLPAEPTGVSEKAFTARLSEIGKRHPVTRGLEGANSDPPHWSHFFRLVDTRNPTNPPVMEGADGKPLLLLSRQGEGRVALLLSDQIWLWARGYEGGGPHLDLLRRLSHWLMKQPELDEEALRLKVEGRDLVVVRQTMADSVQPITVTSPSGATRQITLTAGEPGEWRATTNADELGLWQATDGTLKALINVGPVNPKEFSEVTSTTEALRPLAQATGGDSRRIADNGSVDLPRVLPVRASSVFRGDGWLGVKMRDASVVRGIGVLPVFAGLVGLLLLLGAFAATWLREGR, from the coding sequence ATGCAATACGGTATCACGTTCGCTCCTCTCGTTCCGACTGTTGTCCTGTGGATCGGCCTCGCTGCCATTGTCGTGATCGCAGCTGTGCTGATGTTCGCACGTGCGCGTGGCGCGGCGATCCGCGTTGCGGCGCTGGCGTTGATCCTGCTGGCGCTGGCCAATCCATCGTTCACGCGAGAAGAACGCGAGCCGCTCAGTTCTGTCGCGACGGTCGTGGTGGACCGAAGTCCAAGCCAGAATTTCGGCGACAGGACGCGAGAAACCAATGAAGCACGCGACGCGCTGGTCGATCGACTCAAGCAGATCAAAGGACTTGAAGTTCGTGTCGTCGAGGCCGGACAGGCTGATGGCGAGACTGATGGCACAAAACTGTTCTCGGCGCTGACATCCGCACTGTCGGATGTTCCGACAGACCGGGTCGCAGGTGCATTTCTGATTACCGACGGGCGCGTGCACGACATCCCGGCGAATGCCGCCGGCGTCGGATTCAATGCACCGGTCCATGCGCTGGTGACCGGCCGCAGTAACGAACGCGACCGCCGGATCGCCATTGTGGCCGCACCCCGCTTTGGGATCGTGGGCCAGACTCAGACCATTACCTATCGTCTCGATGATCAGGGCGTAACCGGCGAGAGCGCACGGGTCACTGTGCGGCGCGATGGCGATGTGTTGAGCGAGCGTTCAGTGCGCAGCGGCGAACAGGTCAGCGTCAACATCGAGATTCCCCACGCCGGCCAGAACATCGTCGAGATCGAAGCATCACCGCTCGCAAACGAGCTGACACCGGTCAACAATCGTGCCGTCGTGTCGATCGACGGTGTCCGTGACAAGCTGCGTGTGCTCCTCGTATCCGGAGAACCTCATTCCGGCGAACGCACCTGGCGCAACCTGCTGAAATCCGATGCCAGCGTCGATCTTGTACATTTCACCATCCTGCGTCCACCGGAGAAACAGGACGGCACGCCGATCAACGAACTGTCGCTGATCGCATTCCCGACACGCGAGCTGTTCCAGCAGAAGATCAACGAATTTCAGCTCATCATCTTCGACCGCTACGCGCGACAAGGTGTGCTGCCGATTTCGTATTTCGATAACATCGCGCGCTATGTGCGCAACGGCGGCGCCGTGCTTGTCTCGGCAGGGCCGGATTATGCGGGACCGACCAGCATCTGGCGCACACCACTAGACTCGGTGCTGCCCGCTGAACCAACTGGTGTCAGCGAAAAGGCGTTCACCGCGCGCCTGAGCGAGATCGGAAAACGTCATCCCGTGACACGTGGGCTTGAGGGCGCGAACAGCGATCCACCACACTGGAGCCATTTCTTCCGCCTCGTTGATACGCGCAATCCAACTAACCCGCCGGTGATGGAAGGCGCCGACGGCAAACCGCTGCTGCTACTGTCGCGGCAGGGCGAAGGCCGCGTTGCACTGCTGCTGTCGGATCAGATCTGGCTCTGGGCACGCGGCTATGAGGGCGGCGGTCCTCATCTCGACCTCCTTCGTCGCCTCTCTCACTGGTTGATGAAGCAACCCGAACTCGACGAAGAGGCGCTTCGCCTCAAGGTCGAAGGCCGCGATCTGGTGGTAGTGCGGCAGACCATGGCGGACAGCGTGCAACCGATCACGGTGACGTCACCGTCAGGCGCGACGCGCCAGATCACGCTTACTGCGGGCGAGCCCGGCGAATGGCGTGCGACGACGAATGCCGACGAGCTTGGCTTGTGGCAAGCGACCGACGGCACGCTGAAGGCTCTCATCAATGTCGGTCCGGTCAATCCGAAGGAGTTTTCAGAAGTTACATCCACGACCGAGGCACTACGGCCCCTGGCGCAGGCGACAGGCGGCGACTCCCGGCGTATCGCCGACAACGGGAGCGTTGATCTTCCGCGCGTCCTGCCCGTGCGTGCCTCCTCGGTATTCCGTGGCGATGGCTGGCTCGGCGTGAAAATGCGCGACGCAAGCGTGGTGCGCGGCATCGGCGTGCTGCCTGTCTTCGCCGGATTGGTCGGACTGTTGCTATTGCTTGGCGCTTTCGCTGCCACCTGGTTGCGCGAAGGACGTTAA
- a CDS encoding hypothetical protein (product_source=Hypo-rule applied; cath_funfam=3.40.50.880; pfam=PF07584,PF13709; superfamily=52317; tigrfam=TIGR02226; transmembrane_helix_parts=Outside_1_4,TMhelix_5_27,Inside_28_59,TMhelix_60_82,Outside_83_630,TMhelix_631_653,Inside_654_659,TMhelix_660_682,Outside_683_951) has product MMGLPLSFAEPWLLVGLLSLPALWWLLRVMPPRPRRIDFPPTRLLFDIAPREETPSRTPWWLTALRLLAAALVILAAAGPVWNPSEGIARSDAPLVMLLDDGWSAAASWDARIKTADELIANAEADRRAVAIVPLSESTRDFSLMPAGTARVALRQLSPKPYSVERVETLAALGRFLEKTGNAEIVWLSDGVDTGRGSEFVENLSKTIQNRPLTIFEGGTRPTHALAAAENAAAKMTVKVLRATSGSGDVGLVRALDQKGSPIGEARFAFGARDQETEASFDLPVELRNDITRLEIAGERSAGAVQLLDKRWRRRAVGIVSGATSDTAQPLLASTFYLTRALAPFADVRLGERAAPAVAIGQFLDQKLPMIVLADVGTLSPEIYDRLNKWISQGGVLVRFAGPRLAAGDDDLVPVKLRRGNRNLGGSLTWEKPQPLSSFAADGPFAGLQVPKDVTVTRQVLAEPSAALASRTWASLQDGTPLVTGEHRDKGIVALFHVSADMRWSDLPMSGAFVEMLRRIIDMSGYTANTGAGVAADASAETVAPLRTLDGFGAFGPPPSSAKPLRADYRDRATLDHPPGLYGPADGPLAVNTLAAADRLALLDTSALKARRATYTNAEPRDLRGILLSTALALFLIDAIIVAILGGGLAAVLRRRAATAALVLAIVAASMIGSPLSSFAQAPKADSSKAATTNSAASDDFAIKAAAQTRLAYVVTGNNDVDSIVKAGLSGLTLFLAQRTALEAGDPVGVDPARDELSFFPLLYWPVISGAPKPSQEAINKLDAYMKQGGTVLFDTRDAIEAPPGPSGDSQTPGMLTLRNILSSLDIPQLEPVPREHVLTKTFYLLRDFPGRFTSGETWVEALPRNEDEDSSERPARGGDGVSPIIITSNDLAGAWAMQPDGQPMLPMTPGEPRQREFAFRAGVNIVMYTLTGNYKADQVHAPALIERLGQ; this is encoded by the coding sequence ATGATGGGTCTTCCGCTTTCCTTTGCTGAACCGTGGCTGCTGGTCGGCTTGCTGAGCCTGCCGGCGCTGTGGTGGCTGCTCCGCGTGATGCCGCCGCGTCCACGCCGTATCGATTTTCCACCGACACGGCTGCTGTTCGACATTGCGCCAAGGGAAGAAACCCCTTCGCGCACGCCATGGTGGCTGACGGCACTGCGGTTGCTGGCAGCCGCGCTGGTGATTTTGGCCGCCGCCGGCCCGGTGTGGAATCCGAGTGAAGGCATCGCGCGCTCGGACGCACCGCTGGTGATGTTGCTCGATGATGGCTGGAGCGCGGCCGCAAGCTGGGATGCCCGCATCAAGACCGCGGATGAACTGATCGCAAATGCGGAAGCCGACCGGCGCGCCGTCGCCATCGTGCCGCTCTCGGAAAGTACCCGCGACTTCTCGCTGATGCCTGCAGGCACGGCCCGCGTCGCGTTGCGTCAGTTGTCGCCAAAGCCTTACTCCGTCGAGCGCGTCGAGACGTTGGCCGCGCTCGGACGATTTCTTGAAAAGACCGGCAACGCTGAAATCGTCTGGCTCAGCGACGGCGTCGATACCGGCCGCGGCAGCGAGTTCGTGGAAAACCTCTCCAAGACGATTCAGAACCGCCCTCTGACCATTTTCGAGGGCGGTACACGTCCCACCCACGCCCTGGCTGCCGCTGAAAATGCCGCCGCGAAGATGACCGTAAAGGTGCTACGCGCAACCAGCGGCAGTGGCGACGTCGGCCTTGTCCGCGCCCTTGACCAGAAAGGATCGCCGATCGGCGAAGCGCGCTTCGCTTTCGGCGCCCGGGATCAGGAAACTGAAGCGAGCTTTGATCTGCCAGTGGAACTGCGCAACGACATCACACGGCTTGAGATTGCCGGGGAACGCTCGGCAGGTGCGGTACAGTTGCTCGACAAGCGCTGGCGGCGGCGCGCCGTCGGCATTGTCAGCGGTGCAACGAGCGACACCGCACAGCCCTTGCTGGCCTCGACATTCTACCTCACGCGCGCGTTGGCCCCATTTGCTGATGTGCGGCTTGGTGAACGCGCCGCACCCGCTGTCGCCATCGGACAGTTCCTCGACCAGAAGCTGCCGATGATCGTGCTCGCGGACGTGGGCACGCTCTCTCCGGAGATTTATGACCGCCTCAATAAATGGATTTCGCAAGGCGGTGTACTGGTGCGTTTCGCGGGTCCCCGACTTGCTGCCGGCGACGATGATCTCGTCCCGGTCAAACTGCGGCGCGGCAATCGCAACCTTGGCGGCAGCCTCACCTGGGAGAAGCCGCAACCGCTTTCGTCGTTCGCGGCAGACGGTCCGTTTGCAGGGCTGCAGGTGCCGAAGGATGTGACCGTGACGCGCCAAGTGCTGGCAGAGCCGAGCGCCGCGTTGGCCTCGCGGACCTGGGCCTCGTTACAGGATGGCACACCGTTGGTAACAGGCGAGCACAGGGACAAAGGCATCGTCGCACTGTTCCACGTCAGCGCCGACATGCGCTGGTCGGATCTGCCGATGTCCGGTGCCTTCGTCGAAATGCTGCGCCGGATTATCGACATGTCGGGTTATACGGCGAACACAGGTGCCGGCGTTGCAGCCGATGCGAGTGCCGAGACCGTCGCACCGCTGCGTACGCTCGACGGCTTCGGCGCGTTCGGCCCGCCGCCATCCAGTGCTAAGCCGCTGCGTGCGGACTACCGCGATCGCGCCACACTCGATCATCCTCCCGGTCTGTATGGACCGGCAGATGGTCCGCTCGCAGTGAACACGCTGGCGGCGGCAGACCGGCTTGCACTGCTGGACACTTCAGCACTCAAGGCACGCCGCGCGACCTATACCAATGCGGAGCCGCGCGATCTGCGTGGCATCCTGCTCTCCACCGCACTCGCACTGTTCCTGATCGACGCGATCATTGTTGCGATCCTTGGAGGTGGTCTTGCGGCCGTGTTGCGGCGACGCGCGGCGACGGCCGCGCTCGTCTTGGCAATTGTGGCCGCATCGATGATCGGCTCGCCATTGTCTTCTTTCGCACAGGCGCCAAAGGCTGACAGTTCCAAAGCTGCCACCACCAACAGCGCGGCCAGCGACGACTTCGCCATCAAGGCGGCGGCACAAACGCGACTGGCATATGTCGTCACCGGTAACAATGATGTGGATTCGATTGTCAAAGCGGGCCTGTCGGGGCTGACGCTGTTTCTCGCGCAGCGCACGGCGCTGGAGGCCGGCGATCCGGTCGGCGTCGACCCCGCGCGCGATGAACTGTCATTCTTTCCGCTGCTCTACTGGCCGGTGATTTCCGGCGCACCGAAGCCGTCGCAGGAAGCCATCAACAAGCTCGATGCCTACATGAAACAAGGCGGCACGGTGCTGTTCGATACGCGAGATGCCATCGAAGCTCCCCCAGGTCCGAGTGGCGATTCCCAGACGCCGGGCATGCTGACGCTGCGCAACATTCTCTCCTCGCTCGACATCCCACAGCTTGAGCCGGTGCCACGCGAGCATGTGCTGACCAAGACGTTTTATTTGCTGCGCGATTTTCCGGGCCGATTCACATCCGGTGAGACCTGGGTCGAGGCTTTACCGCGCAATGAAGACGAAGATTCTTCCGAGCGACCAGCGCGTGGTGGCGACGGCGTTTCACCAATCATCATTACCTCCAACGATCTTGCCGGTGCATGGGCGATGCAGCCGGACGGTCAACCGATGCTGCCGATGACGCCGGGCGAACCGCGGCAACGCGAATTCGCCTTCCGGGCCGGCGTCAACATCGTGATGTACACACTGACCGGCAACTACAAGGCCGATCAGGTGCACGCTCCTGCTCTCATCGAACGGCTGGGGCAATAA